Proteins from a genomic interval of Colletotrichum higginsianum IMI 349063 chromosome 6, whole genome shotgun sequence:
- a CDS encoding Malate dehydrogenase yields the protein MLAKTFLLLASLALVSAAPARRQAGSGCGSKPPPILPVNGNGVELPPVAAGLVLKHLALGHGIQNYTCATTNATGATTLAATATGALAALYDAAPLYPNAGAGALPSVELFNGLTTNALWGSPLPLVSDGTTRFGASASCPFPAPADLALPSIAPLKQIGVHFFDAASVPTFEVGADLFKGGKLNGTKAPSAADVGPEKTGAVDWLLLGDKGASRGVTAVYRVVTAGGVAHQCTTVGATDSVPYAAYYWFFGPSA from the exons ATGCTCGCCAAGACCTTCCTCTTACTGGCCTCCCTGGctctcgtctcggccgccccCGCAAGGAGACAGGCCGGCTCCGGCTGCGGCTCCAAGCCTCCCCCGATCCTCCCCGTCAACGGCAATG GCGTCGAGCTTCCCCCAGTCGCGGCGGGCCTCGTCCTAAAgcacctcgccctcggccacggcATTCAAAACTACACCTGCGCCACGACGAACGCTACCGGCGCGACGACCCttgccgccaccgccaccggtgccctcgccgccctctaCGACGCCGCGCCCCTCTACCCgaacgccggcgccggagcccTCCCCTCCGTCGAGCTCTTCAACGGCCTCACCACCAACGCCCTCTGGGGTTCCCCGCTGCCCCTCGTCTCTGACGGCACTACCCGCTTcggcgcctccgcctcctgcCCCTTCCCCGCCCCAGCAGACCTCGCCCTCCCGAGCATCGCGCCCCTCAAGCAGATCGGCGTCCACttcttcgacgccgccagcGTGCCCACCttcgaggtcggcgcggACCTCTTCAAGGGCGGCAAGCTCAACGGCACAAAGgccccctcggccgccgacgtcgggCCTGAGAAGACGGGCGCCGTCGACTGGCTTCTGCTGGGCGACAAGGGCGCCAGCAGAGGCGTCACCGCCGTCTACCGCGTCGTCactgccggcggcgtcgctcACCAGTGCaccaccgtcggcgccaccgACAGCGTGCCCTACGCGGCCTACTACTGGTTCTTCGGCCCCAGCGCTTGA
- a CDS encoding Mitogen-activated protein kinase, translated as MADLQGRKVFKVFNQDFIVDERYTVTKELGQGAYGIVCAAVNNQTQEGVAIKKVTNVFSKKILAKRALREIKLLQHFRGHRNITCLYDMDIPRPDNFNETYLYEELMECDLAAIIRSGQPLTDAHFQSFIYQILCGLKYIHSANVLHRDLKPGNLLVNADCELKICDFGLARGFSVDPEENAGYMTEYVATRWYRAPEIMLSFQSYTKAIDVWSVGCILAELLGGRPFFKGRDYVDQLNQILHILGTPNEETLSRIGSPRAQEYVRNLPFMPKKPFPSLFPQANPDALDLLDRMLAFDPSSRISVEQALEHPYLHIWHDASDEPDCPTTFNFDFEVVEDVGEMRKMILDEVYRFRQLVRTVPGATQAGGQAAGQQGGASQVPIPSGNPGWTSSDPRPQEYAGQGGGLEADLAGGLDHRR; from the exons ATGGCCGATTTGCAAGGACGCAAGGTCTTCAAGGTCTTCAACCAGgacttcatcgtcgacgagagaTACACCGTCACCAAGGAGCTCGGCCAGGGAGCTTATGGCATTGTCTG CGCCGCCGTAAACAACCAGACTCAAGAGGGCGTTGCCATCAAGAAGGTCACAAATGTTTTCAGCAAAAAGATCCTCGCCAAGCGCGCATTGCGCGAGATCAAGCTGCTCCAGCATTTCAGGGGACATCGCAAC ATTACCTGCCTGTATGATATGGACATTCCCCGACCCGATAACTTCAACGAGACCTACCTCTACGAAG AGCTGATGGAATGCGACCTGGCGGCCATCATCCGATCCGGCCAGCCCTTGACCGACGCCCACTTCCAGTCCTTCATCTACCAGATCCTCTGCGGTCTCAAGTACATCCACTCCGCCAACGTCCTGCACCGCGACCTGAAGCCCGGTAACTTGCTCGTCAATGCCGACTGCGAACTCAAGATTTGCGATTTCGGTCTGGCACGTGGTTTCTCCGTCGACCCCGAAGAGAATGCTGGTTACATGACGGAGTACGTCGCCACAAGATGGTACCGTGCCCCCGAGATCATGTTGAGCTTCCAAAGCTACACCAAAGCTA TTGACGTTTGGTCGGTTGGCTGCATTTTGGCCGAGCTACTCGGCGGCCGCCCTTTCTTCAAGGGCCGTGACTATGTCGACCAGCTGAACCAGATTCTGCACATTCTTGGAACCCCCAACGAGGAGACTCTCTCCCGCATCGGTTCGCCCCGTGCCCAGGAATATGTCCGCAACTTGCCCTTTATGCCCAAGAAGCCTTTCCCCAGCCTGTTCCCCCAGGCCAACCctgacgccctcgacctcctcgaccgcaTGCTGGCCTTCGACCCCTCGAGCCGTATCAGCGTCGAGCAGGCCCTCGAGCACCCCTATCTTCACATCTGGCACGACGCGTCCGACGAGCCCGACTGCCCCACGACATTCAACTTCGACTTTGAAgttgtcgaggacgtcggcgagatGCGCAAGATGATCTTGGACGAGGTCTACCGCTTCCGCCAGTTGGTCCGCACCGTCCCCGGAGCTACCCAGGCTGGCGGGCAGGCCGCTGGCCAGCAGGGCGGTGCTAGCCAGGTTCCCATCCCATCAGGAAACCCTGGGTGGACTTCCTCGGACCCCAGACCGCAGGAGTACGCTGGCCAGGGAGGTGGCTTGGAGGCCGACCTTGCCGGTGGCCTCGATCACCGGAGATAG